A single region of the Longimicrobium sp. genome encodes:
- a CDS encoding M20/M25/M40 family metallo-hydrolase: MLKKTLVAAALAALVAAPAAAQYDVAAPAPARYDRAATGRATLAHLQNLIRLNTQNPPGNEALTAAYFDSVFRTVPGVETHVLNVAPGRANFVARLRAARATKRPVIVMGHMDVVGADSTKWETNAFVPTIRGAHLYGRGAIDDKGMLAAALVAMQELSRDRGRMTRDVIFLATAAEEGGPNVGIDSVVAHHRELLGGAEFALNEGGRIRVREGTIRTVNIQTTEKVPYNVVATATGTGGHGSIPLPGNALAALARAVTRVHEWKPPVRLIETSRLYFSRLAATERNPEMRAAMQALTAPGATQAQIDQAAATLSREPLHNAVLRAGASLTLLNGGFRSNVIPSEGKATFNVRIVPGDDIRQIVAEMNRVGGEPSVRFAVDGDPLPAPDPSPVATDLYRSMESAARAMAPNAVVLPFMSTGATDGAVLRGAGIPTYGILPMPLAEEDEIRMHGDNERVPVAALGWATEYLYRVLSGVVR; this comes from the coding sequence ATGCTGAAGAAGACCCTCGTGGCGGCCGCGCTGGCCGCCCTCGTCGCCGCACCGGCGGCGGCGCAGTACGACGTCGCCGCGCCCGCGCCCGCCCGCTACGACCGCGCGGCGACCGGGCGCGCCACGCTGGCGCACCTCCAGAACCTGATCCGCCTCAACACCCAGAACCCTCCGGGGAACGAGGCGCTGACGGCGGCCTACTTCGACTCCGTCTTCCGCACCGTGCCCGGCGTGGAGACGCACGTGCTGAACGTGGCGCCGGGGCGCGCCAACTTCGTGGCCCGGCTCCGCGCGGCGCGCGCCACAAAGAGGCCCGTCATCGTCATGGGGCACATGGACGTGGTGGGCGCGGACAGCACCAAGTGGGAGACGAACGCCTTCGTCCCCACCATCCGCGGCGCGCACCTGTACGGCCGCGGCGCAATCGACGACAAGGGGATGCTGGCCGCCGCGCTGGTGGCCATGCAGGAGCTGTCACGCGACCGGGGGCGGATGACGCGCGACGTCATCTTCCTGGCGACGGCGGCGGAGGAGGGCGGCCCGAATGTTGGGATCGACAGCGTGGTGGCGCACCACCGCGAGCTGCTGGGCGGCGCCGAGTTCGCGCTCAACGAGGGCGGGCGCATCCGCGTGCGCGAGGGCACCATCCGCACCGTGAACATCCAGACGACGGAGAAGGTCCCCTACAACGTCGTCGCCACGGCCACGGGCACGGGCGGGCACGGCTCCATTCCGCTTCCCGGCAACGCGCTGGCGGCGCTGGCCCGCGCCGTGACCCGCGTGCACGAGTGGAAGCCGCCCGTGCGCCTCATCGAGACGTCGCGGCTCTACTTCAGCCGCCTCGCCGCGACGGAGCGGAATCCCGAGATGCGCGCCGCGATGCAGGCGCTGACGGCCCCCGGCGCCACACAGGCGCAGATCGACCAGGCCGCCGCCACGCTGTCGCGCGAGCCGCTGCACAACGCGGTGCTGCGCGCGGGCGCCTCGCTCACCCTGCTCAACGGCGGCTTCCGCTCCAACGTGATCCCGTCCGAGGGGAAGGCGACCTTCAACGTACGCATCGTCCCCGGCGACGACATCCGCCAGATCGTGGCGGAGATGAACCGCGTGGGCGGCGAGCCGTCGGTGCGATTCGCGGTGGACGGCGACCCGCTCCCCGCGCCCGACCCCTCGCCCGTCGCCACGGACCTGTACCGCTCGATGGAATCCGCCGCGCGCGCGATGGCGCCCAACGCGGTGGTGCTCCCCTTCATGTCCACGGGCGCCACGGACGGCGCGGTGCTGCGTGGCGCGGGGATCCCGACCTACGGCATCCTCCCCATGCCGCTCGCGGAGGAGGACGAGATCCGCATGCACGGCGACAACGAGCGCGTGCCGGTCGCGGCGCTCGGGTGGGCGACGGAGTACCTGTACCGGGTGCTGAGCGGGGTGGTGCGGTAG
- a CDS encoding M14 family zinc carboxypeptidase, translating into MASLEHPQQTSRMTFDAERDLLHEAYALPALTTRKFTHAELWQILGTLVDEAGCLSREEIGRSAEDRPLYAVRFGSGPLRVLLFSQMHGDEPSHTMGLADLLCYFAREPDDERVRRLAEGLTIAAIPMLNPDGAERFIRTNAQGIDINRDARAWRTPEMRAFKKFHDEFRPDFVLNLHDQDVRKRVGKEGGITALAMLATPGNPDMEDDERRIRAKRLCGAIRRAVEPLAEGRVARFQEEYNPAGSGEYTQRSGAASLLLECGYWPDDAEKQFLRKLSFVAILTALEALADGSYEQVPVEEYESLEENDTSVFDLLVRGGTVVVPGLEPFRADVGANFATPLDVTGGATASVGDLADYTARVVVEAEGCFVHPEPEAMERDDAGRASLEEGLPASYTVRRGADAESDLVAMIREGVLRGADEREPADAV; encoded by the coding sequence ATGGCGAGCCTTGAGCACCCCCAGCAGACGAGCCGGATGACGTTCGACGCAGAACGGGACCTTCTCCACGAAGCGTACGCCCTTCCCGCACTCACCACCCGCAAGTTCACCCACGCCGAGCTGTGGCAGATCCTCGGCACGCTGGTGGACGAGGCGGGCTGCCTTTCGCGCGAGGAGATCGGGCGCTCCGCCGAGGACCGGCCGCTCTACGCGGTGCGTTTCGGAAGCGGCCCGCTGCGCGTCCTCCTCTTCAGCCAGATGCACGGCGACGAGCCCAGCCACACGATGGGCCTCGCCGATCTCCTCTGCTACTTCGCGCGCGAGCCGGACGACGAGCGGGTGCGCCGCCTGGCGGAGGGGCTGACGATCGCCGCCATCCCCATGCTGAACCCGGACGGGGCAGAGCGCTTCATCCGCACCAACGCGCAGGGGATCGACATCAACCGCGACGCCCGCGCCTGGCGCACGCCGGAGATGCGGGCGTTCAAAAAGTTCCACGACGAGTTCCGCCCCGACTTTGTCCTGAACCTGCACGACCAGGACGTGCGCAAGCGGGTGGGGAAGGAGGGCGGGATCACGGCGCTCGCCATGCTGGCCACGCCGGGGAATCCGGACATGGAGGACGACGAGCGGCGCATCCGCGCGAAGCGGCTGTGCGGCGCCATCCGGCGTGCCGTGGAGCCGCTGGCGGAGGGGCGCGTGGCGCGGTTCCAGGAAGAGTACAACCCCGCCGGCTCCGGCGAATACACCCAGCGCTCGGGCGCGGCCTCGCTGCTGCTGGAGTGCGGCTACTGGCCGGACGACGCTGAGAAGCAGTTCCTGCGCAAGCTCAGCTTCGTCGCCATCCTGACCGCACTGGAGGCGCTGGCGGACGGCAGCTACGAGCAGGTGCCGGTGGAGGAGTACGAGTCACTGGAGGAGAACGACACCAGCGTCTTCGACCTGCTGGTGCGCGGCGGGACCGTCGTGGTGCCGGGGCTGGAGCCCTTTCGCGCGGACGTCGGGGCCAACTTCGCCACACCGCTCGATGTCACCGGCGGCGCCACCGCGTCGGTCGGCGACCTGGCGGACTACACGGCGCGCGTGGTGGTGGAGGCGGAGGGGTGCTTCGTCCACCCCGAGCCCGAGGCGATGGAGCGGGACGATGCGGGGCGCGCGTCGCTGGAGGAGGGGCTCCCCGCCTCGTACACCGTGCGCCGCGGCGCGGACGCGGAGAGCGACCTTGTCGCCATGATCCGCGAGGGCGTGCTGCGCGGCGCGGACGAGCGGGAGCCCGCCGATGCCGTCTGA
- the cphA gene encoding cyanophycin synthetase, which yields MPSDPRELADGLRLRGVGALRGRSLWAPGPAAVAEVEEGELAGTTCAAVEGFAERLRAVLPAVEVGDGSAWPEVIARVASVLQAQAGSPPAFCRIAPAAGDDPAVVALGFDEEALGIEALREAAALVRECIRGEAVVVDRVVGDLRELYARTHPGPTGSVLIAEARRRGIPVRRAPGDRVVQLGLGRNLRRLDAAMTDFTSVIATDITSDKHRTKEILERIGLAVPEGEVVTSLDDAVELAEDLGYPVLLKPLDANDGRGISGRLDTEAAVRAAWTIAVAEHPRVIVERFVTGRDHRVVVVAGRVVAVSERVPAHVVGDGTRSIRELAEEENRNPKRNPHDPASPLVPLPLDDLTERFLARTGRTLDSVPDAGEAVQLRGTANISTGGTSIDRTDEIHPRNRALCEFAAAAVGLDIAGVDVLTDDVGVPFDENCAAIIEVNASPGIRMHTDPDVGTPRDVPGAILDMLYPPGSETRIPVIAITGTNGKTTTTRLIAHLFRHTGRRVGFTTTDGVYHQDVLLMEGDLTGPFAANVVLSDPRVDVAVLETARGGILKSGLGFESCDVGVVLNVSADHMGQRGIHTLEQLAEVKAVIPAAVAPGGHTVLNADDPLVLGMRSRTRGDVVLISVSGEAENPAVAEHLASGGAAVTVELEDGRESIVLRLGSERLPVVPVAEVPLTMGGAARFQLENILAATAVAHAQAIPPGKIAEALRAFVPSRAATPGRLNVLPVRGGKVVVDYAHNPAGVRGLIDFVVRMDARRRIGVLSIAGDRRDQDMREIGSIFAALDHVILKENEAYRRGRPVGEAMGILAEGLESGGLPPERYEKVLDETEAVIHALRMIEEGDVVVILAAEPEKVLEQVEGFSG from the coding sequence ATGCCGTCTGATCCGCGCGAGCTGGCGGATGGGCTCCGCCTGCGCGGCGTGGGTGCCCTGCGCGGCCGCAGCCTGTGGGCGCCCGGCCCCGCCGCCGTCGCGGAGGTGGAAGAGGGCGAGCTCGCCGGGACGACGTGCGCGGCAGTGGAGGGCTTCGCGGAGCGGCTGCGCGCCGTCCTCCCCGCCGTGGAGGTAGGTGACGGGTCGGCGTGGCCCGAGGTGATCGCGCGCGTGGCGTCCGTGCTCCAGGCGCAGGCCGGCTCGCCGCCCGCCTTCTGCCGCATCGCCCCCGCCGCCGGCGACGATCCCGCCGTGGTGGCGCTGGGCTTCGATGAAGAGGCGCTCGGGATCGAAGCCCTGCGCGAAGCCGCCGCCCTGGTACGCGAGTGCATCCGCGGCGAGGCGGTCGTAGTGGACAGAGTGGTCGGCGACCTCCGCGAGCTGTACGCGCGCACGCACCCCGGCCCCACGGGCTCGGTGCTGATCGCGGAAGCGCGCCGCCGCGGAATCCCGGTGCGCCGCGCCCCGGGCGACCGCGTGGTGCAGCTCGGCCTGGGCCGCAACCTCCGCCGGCTGGACGCCGCGATGACGGACTTCACCAGCGTCATCGCCACCGACATCACCTCGGACAAGCACCGCACCAAGGAGATCCTGGAGCGGATCGGCCTCGCGGTCCCCGAGGGTGAGGTGGTCACCTCGCTGGACGACGCGGTCGAGCTGGCGGAGGACCTGGGATATCCCGTCCTCCTCAAGCCGCTGGACGCCAACGACGGCCGCGGCATCTCCGGCCGGCTGGACACGGAGGCCGCCGTGCGCGCCGCGTGGACCATCGCCGTCGCCGAGCATCCGCGGGTGATCGTGGAGCGCTTCGTCACCGGTCGCGACCACCGCGTGGTGGTGGTGGCCGGACGGGTGGTGGCCGTCTCGGAGCGCGTACCCGCGCACGTGGTGGGCGATGGGACGCGCAGCATCCGCGAGCTGGCGGAGGAGGAGAACCGCAACCCCAAGCGCAACCCGCACGATCCCGCCTCGCCCCTCGTCCCGCTCCCGCTGGACGACCTCACGGAGCGCTTCCTGGCGCGCACCGGCCGCACGCTGGACTCCGTTCCGGACGCGGGGGAGGCGGTGCAGCTCCGCGGCACCGCGAACATCTCCACCGGGGGCACCTCCATCGACCGCACCGACGAGATCCACCCCCGCAACCGCGCCCTGTGCGAGTTCGCGGCGGCGGCGGTGGGGCTGGACATCGCGGGAGTGGACGTGCTGACGGACGACGTGGGCGTGCCCTTCGATGAGAACTGCGCGGCGATCATAGAGGTCAACGCGTCGCCCGGCATCCGGATGCACACCGATCCGGACGTCGGCACGCCGCGCGACGTGCCCGGCGCCATCCTGGACATGCTCTACCCGCCCGGCAGCGAGACGCGCATCCCGGTGATCGCCATCACGGGGACCAACGGGAAGACGACGACGACGCGCCTGATCGCGCACCTCTTTCGGCACACGGGGCGGCGGGTCGGCTTCACCACCACGGACGGCGTCTACCACCAGGACGTCCTGCTGATGGAGGGCGACCTCACGGGCCCCTTCGCGGCCAACGTGGTGCTCTCCGATCCGCGCGTGGACGTGGCGGTGCTGGAGACGGCGCGCGGCGGCATCCTGAAGTCGGGGCTGGGCTTCGAGAGCTGCGACGTGGGCGTGGTGCTCAACGTGTCCGCCGACCACATGGGCCAGCGAGGCATCCACACGCTGGAGCAGCTTGCGGAGGTAAAGGCGGTGATCCCCGCCGCGGTGGCTCCCGGCGGCCACACCGTGCTCAACGCCGACGATCCGCTCGTCCTCGGCATGCGCTCCCGCACCCGCGGCGACGTGGTGCTGATCTCGGTCAGTGGCGAGGCGGAGAACCCTGCCGTCGCCGAGCACCTGGCGTCCGGAGGCGCGGCCGTCACGGTCGAGCTGGAGGATGGGCGGGAGAGCATCGTCCTGCGCCTCGGTTCCGAGCGGCTCCCCGTCGTCCCGGTCGCCGAGGTGCCGCTGACGATGGGGGGTGCGGCGCGTTTCCAGCTCGAGAACATCCTGGCGGCGACCGCGGTGGCGCACGCGCAGGCCATTCCGCCGGGCAAGATCGCCGAAGCGCTGCGCGCCTTTGTACCCTCGCGCGCCGCGACGCCGGGGCGGCTGAACGTGCTGCCGGTGCGCGGCGGCAAGGTGGTGGTGGATTACGCGCACAACCCGGCCGGGGTGCGCGGCCTCATCGACTTCGTGGTGCGCATGGATGCGCGGCGGCGGATCGGCGTCCTGAGCATCGCCGGCGACCGGCGCGACCAGGACATGCGCGAGATCGGCTCGATCTTCGCCGCGCTGGACCACGTGATCCTCAAGGAGAACGAGGCCTACCGCCGTGGCCGCCCCGTGGGCGAGGCCATGGGAATCCTGGCGGAAGGACTGGAATCCGGCGGCCTTCCCCCGGAGCGCTACGAAAAGGTGCTCGACGAGACGGAGGCCGTCATCCACGCGCTGCGGATGATCGAGGAGGGCGACGTGGTGGTGATCCTGGCCGCGGAGCCGGAAAAGGTGCTGGAGCAGGTGGAGGGGTTCAGCGGGTAG
- a CDS encoding SufS family cysteine desulfurase: MASLNVEKIREDFPVLQRKVHGKPLVYLDNAASSQKPQVMIDRIAKIYGEEYARAEEGHTLSKEATKTFEDTRKRVAELINAARPEEVVFCRGATEALNLVARSFEMDGLSRGDEILLTEIEHHSNIIPWIQAARETGAHVRAVPIDAAGDVDLERLEAMLTDRVKVLGVSHVSNVTGGVQPVKQITKLARARGIPVLVDGAQAVPHIPVDVRDIGCDFYAASGHKMGGPSSVGFMWGKMSMLRKMPPGDGGSLMVKSVSFDDYTTMPPPHKFEAGEPAFSEVAAWDPAIEYWQKLGLEKIAAYERDLAAYAALRLGEIEGVRVLGNPADRISIVSFVVEGQQPSDLEKKLDKQGIAVRAGKLAAEPLLRALGVKEAVRASFVFYNTFEEADALAAALRKIA; the protein is encoded by the coding sequence ATGGCATCGCTCAACGTAGAGAAGATCCGCGAGGACTTTCCCGTGCTGCAGCGCAAAGTGCACGGGAAGCCGCTGGTGTACCTGGACAACGCGGCCAGCAGCCAGAAGCCGCAGGTGATGATCGACCGGATCGCAAAGATCTACGGGGAGGAGTATGCTCGCGCGGAGGAGGGGCACACCCTCAGCAAGGAGGCGACGAAGACCTTCGAGGACACCCGCAAGCGCGTGGCGGAGCTGATCAACGCGGCGAGGCCGGAGGAGGTCGTCTTCTGCCGCGGCGCCACGGAGGCCCTCAACCTGGTGGCGCGCTCCTTCGAGATGGACGGGCTCTCCAGGGGCGACGAGATCCTGCTGACCGAGATCGAGCACCACTCCAACATCATCCCTTGGATCCAGGCCGCGCGCGAGACCGGCGCGCACGTCCGCGCCGTGCCCATCGACGCGGCGGGGGACGTGGACCTGGAGCGGCTGGAGGCGATGCTCACCGACCGCGTGAAGGTGCTCGGGGTGAGCCACGTGTCCAACGTGACGGGCGGCGTGCAGCCGGTAAAGCAGATCACGAAGCTGGCCCGGGCGCGCGGCATCCCGGTGCTGGTGGACGGCGCGCAGGCGGTGCCGCACATCCCGGTGGACGTGCGCGACATCGGGTGCGACTTCTACGCGGCGTCAGGGCACAAGATGGGCGGCCCCTCCAGCGTCGGCTTCATGTGGGGGAAGATGTCGATGCTCAGGAAGATGCCGCCGGGCGACGGGGGGTCGCTGATGGTGAAGTCGGTGAGCTTCGACGACTACACCACCATGCCGCCCCCACACAAGTTCGAAGCCGGCGAGCCCGCCTTCAGCGAGGTCGCCGCCTGGGACCCGGCCATCGAGTACTGGCAGAAGCTCGGCCTGGAGAAGATCGCCGCCTACGAGCGCGATCTCGCCGCCTACGCCGCCCTCCGCCTCGGCGAGATCGAGGGCGTGCGCGTGCTGGGCAACCCCGCCGACCGCATCTCCATCGTGTCGTTCGTGGTGGAGGGCCAGCAGCCCAGCGATCTGGAGAAGAAGCTGGACAAGCAGGGGATCGCCGTCCGCGCCGGCAAGCTCGCCGCCGAGCCCCTCCTCCGCGCCCTGGGCGTCAAGGAAGCCGTGCGCGCCTCCTTCGTCTTCTACAACACCTTTGAGGAAGCGGACGCCCTCGCCGCCGCGCTGCGCAAGATCGCGTGA
- a CDS encoding dihydrofolate reductase family protein — MAKLVFGMNQSLDGYVDHMAFGPSPTLFRHFIEEALGQAGSVYGRQMYEIMRYWDDDQPGWDADEHAFAAAWRNQPKWVVSRTLSSVGPNATLVGDDLEGAIRELKAERDGEIEVAGPQLAQSLTELGLIDEYRIYLHPVVLGHGKPYFAGPRPPLRLVAHDRIDEDVIRLTYVPA, encoded by the coding sequence ATGGCTAAGCTCGTGTTCGGAATGAATCAGTCCCTGGACGGCTACGTCGACCATATGGCGTTTGGCCCAAGCCCCACGCTCTTCCGCCACTTCATCGAGGAGGCTCTGGGGCAGGCGGGCAGTGTGTACGGGCGCCAGATGTATGAGATCATGCGTTACTGGGACGACGATCAGCCTGGATGGGATGCAGACGAACACGCCTTCGCGGCGGCTTGGCGGAACCAGCCGAAATGGGTCGTCTCGCGCACGTTGAGTTCGGTCGGCCCCAACGCCACGCTCGTTGGGGATGATCTTGAGGGCGCGATCCGCGAGCTGAAGGCGGAGCGCGATGGGGAGATCGAAGTTGCTGGCCCGCAGCTGGCGCAAAGCCTCACCGAGCTTGGCCTGATCGACGAGTATCGGATCTACCTGCACCCGGTCGTGCTTGGTCACGGGAAGCCATATTTCGCCGGACCGCGGCCGCCGCTCCGCCTCGTCGCTCATGATCGGATCGACGAGGATGTGATCAGGCTGACCTACGTTCCTGCTTGA
- the rocF gene encoding arginase, producing MNLEIVGALMDFGSGRRGVDMGPSAIRYAGLQERLEVLGHRVTDRGNIGVPPSETLQTGDPKLKYLEPILSVCQRLGDQVAESTRQGAVTLVLGGDHSISMGSVSGAARGRNLGLIWLDAHGDFNTHETSPTGNIHGMPLAALCGIGHEHLVTVGGTAESTPKILPKNVAVVGARDLDTTERDLMRDAGIAVYSMEAVDRYGIGEVIRRAIDSASLGTDGIYVSLDLDVIDPMYAPGVGTPVPGGLTYREAHLAAEMLAETGRIVGLDLVEVNPILDRSNATADLAVELALSALGKRVWGTV from the coding sequence ATGAATCTGGAGATCGTAGGCGCCCTGATGGACTTCGGCTCGGGGCGCCGGGGTGTGGACATGGGGCCGAGCGCGATCCGGTACGCGGGGCTGCAGGAGCGGCTGGAGGTGCTGGGGCACCGAGTGACGGACCGGGGCAACATCGGCGTGCCGCCCAGCGAGACACTGCAGACCGGCGACCCCAAGCTCAAGTACCTGGAGCCCATCCTCTCCGTGTGCCAGCGCCTGGGGGACCAGGTGGCGGAAAGCACCCGCCAGGGAGCGGTGACTCTGGTGCTGGGCGGCGACCACTCGATCTCGATGGGGAGCGTGTCCGGGGCGGCGCGGGGGCGCAACCTGGGGCTGATCTGGCTGGACGCGCACGGCGACTTCAACACGCACGAGACCAGCCCCACCGGCAACATCCACGGGATGCCGCTGGCGGCGCTCTGCGGGATCGGGCACGAGCACCTGGTGACGGTGGGCGGCACCGCCGAGTCCACGCCCAAGATCCTCCCCAAGAACGTGGCCGTGGTGGGCGCGCGCGACCTGGACACCACCGAGCGCGACCTGATGCGCGACGCGGGGATCGCCGTGTACTCCATGGAGGCCGTCGACCGCTACGGGATCGGCGAGGTGATCCGCCGCGCCATCGACAGCGCGTCGCTGGGCACGGACGGCATCTACGTGAGCCTGGACCTGGACGTCATCGACCCGATGTACGCCCCCGGCGTGGGGACCCCGGTCCCCGGCGGCCTCACCTACCGCGAAGCCCACCTCGCCGCCGAGATGCTCGCCGAGACGGGCCGCATCGTGGGCCTGGACCTGGTGGAGGTAAACCCCATCCTCGACCGCAGCAACGCCACCGCGGACCTGGCGGTGGAGCTGGCGCTTTCGGCGCTCGGGAAGCGGGTGTGGGGGACGGTGTAA